Proteins found in one Pseudomonas mosselii genomic segment:
- a CDS encoding HAD family hydrolase, which yields MSAPRILAGSLALLLSASSWAATELKHWPAEAAQKLDAMIAANANKGNYAVFDMDNTSYRFDLEEALLPFMENKGLLTRDKLDPSLKLIPFKDTAEHKESLFSYYYRLCELDDMVCYPWVAQVFSGFTLKELKQQVDELMASGKPIPSTYFEGDQVKTIEVQPPKVFTGQAELYNKLMENGIEVYVISAASEELVRMVASDPKYGYNVKPQNVIGVSLLLKDRASGQLTTARKQITAGHYDPKANEGLELTPYLWTPATWMAGKQAAILTYIDEWKKPVLVGGDTPTSDGYMQFHGVDVGKGGIHLWINRKAKYMDQLNGMIAKNAAAQAREGLPVTADKNWVIVTPEQIQ from the coding sequence ATGTCTGCTCCGAGAATCCTTGCCGGCAGCCTGGCCCTGTTGCTGAGCGCCAGCAGCTGGGCAGCCACCGAGCTCAAGCACTGGCCGGCCGAGGCCGCGCAGAAGCTCGACGCGATGATTGCCGCCAACGCCAACAAGGGTAACTACGCGGTGTTCGACATGGACAACACCAGCTACCGCTTCGACCTTGAGGAAGCGCTGTTGCCGTTCATGGAAAACAAGGGCCTGCTGACCCGCGACAAGCTCGACCCCTCGCTCAAGCTGATCCCGTTCAAGGACACCGCCGAGCACAAGGAGAGCCTGTTCAGCTACTACTATCGCCTGTGCGAGCTCGACGACATGGTCTGCTACCCCTGGGTAGCCCAAGTGTTCTCGGGCTTCACCCTCAAGGAGCTGAAGCAGCAGGTCGATGAGCTGATGGCCTCGGGCAAGCCGATCCCCAGTACCTATTTCGAGGGGGATCAGGTCAAGACCATCGAGGTGCAGCCGCCCAAGGTATTCACCGGCCAGGCCGAGCTGTACAACAAGCTGATGGAGAACGGCATCGAGGTTTATGTCATTTCCGCGGCCTCCGAAGAGCTGGTGCGCATGGTCGCCTCCGATCCCAAGTACGGCTACAACGTCAAACCGCAGAACGTGATCGGCGTAAGCCTGCTGCTCAAGGACCGCGCCAGTGGCCAGCTGACCACGGCGCGCAAGCAAATTACCGCCGGGCACTACGATCCCAAGGCCAATGAAGGCCTGGAGCTGACGCCTTACCTGTGGACCCCGGCCACCTGGATGGCCGGCAAGCAAGCGGCCATCCTCACCTACATCGATGAGTGGAAGAAACCGGTGCTGGTGGGCGGCGACACCCCAACCAGCGATGGCTACATGCAGTTCCACGGTGTGGATGTGGGCAAGGGCGGTATCCACCTGTGGATAAACCGCAAGGCCAAGTACATGGATCAGTTGAACGGCATGATCGCCAAGAACGCGGCGGCCCAGGCCAGGGAAGGGCTGCCGGTGACGGCGGACAAGAACTGGGTGATCGTGACGCCGGAGCAGATCCAGTAG
- a CDS encoding L-cystine transporter → MNLPLSLNLLAFLALLLGLAQTRRTDWSLAKKVLLGLVLGVVFGLVLHTIYGAGHPVLKATLGWLDLVGNGYVGLLQMIVMPLIFASILSAVARLHNASSLGRISVLSIGTLLLTTAIAALIGIALTNLFGLTAEGLVAGAQESARLQAIHNDYAGKVADLNIPQLLLSFIPTNPVGDLARAKPTSIISVVIFAVFLGLAALQLIKDDKDKGERALSAIDVLQAWVMRLVRLVMKLTPYGVLALMTKVVASSNLEDILKLGSFVVVSYIGLGLMFVVHGVILALTGVSPLRFLRKVWPVLTFAFTSRSSAASIPLNIEAQTQRLGVPQSIASFSASFGATIGQNGCAGLYPAMLAVMVAPAVGIDTFDPLWIATLVAIVTLSSAGVAGVGGGATFAALIVLPAMGLPVELVALLISVEPLIDMGRTALNVNGSMTAGVVTSQLLKQTDQQVLSGDEHAELSHS, encoded by the coding sequence ATGAACCTGCCGCTGTCACTTAACCTGCTGGCGTTCCTGGCCCTGCTGCTGGGCCTGGCGCAAACCCGCCGCACCGACTGGAGCCTGGCCAAGAAAGTGCTGTTGGGCCTGGTGCTGGGCGTGGTGTTCGGCCTGGTCCTGCACACGATCTACGGCGCCGGCCACCCGGTGCTCAAGGCCACCCTCGGTTGGCTCGACCTGGTCGGCAACGGCTATGTCGGCTTGCTGCAAATGATCGTCATGCCGCTGATCTTCGCCTCCATCCTCAGCGCCGTCGCGCGCTTGCACAACGCCTCGAGCCTGGGCCGGATCAGCGTGCTGAGCATCGGCACCCTGCTGCTGACCACCGCCATCGCGGCGCTGATCGGCATTGCCCTGACCAACCTGTTCGGCCTGACCGCCGAGGGGCTGGTGGCCGGCGCCCAGGAAAGCGCCCGCCTGCAGGCCATCCACAACGACTACGCGGGCAAGGTCGCCGACCTCAACATCCCGCAACTGCTGCTCTCTTTCATCCCGACCAACCCGGTGGGCGACCTGGCCCGGGCCAAGCCAACCTCGATCATCAGCGTGGTGATCTTCGCCGTGTTCCTGGGCCTGGCCGCGCTGCAGCTGATCAAGGACGACAAGGACAAGGGCGAGCGCGCCCTGTCTGCCATCGACGTGCTGCAGGCCTGGGTGATGCGCCTGGTACGCCTGGTGATGAAACTCACCCCCTATGGCGTGCTGGCCTTGATGACCAAGGTGGTGGCCAGCTCCAACCTCGAGGACATCCTCAAGCTGGGCAGCTTCGTGGTGGTGTCATACATCGGCCTGGGCCTGATGTTCGTGGTCCATGGGGTGATCCTGGCGCTGACCGGCGTCAGTCCGCTGCGCTTCCTGCGCAAGGTGTGGCCGGTGCTGACCTTCGCCTTCACCAGCCGCTCCAGCGCCGCCAGCATTCCGCTGAACATCGAGGCGCAGACGCAGCGCCTGGGCGTGCCACAGTCGATCGCCAGTTTCAGCGCCTCGTTCGGTGCGACCATCGGCCAGAACGGCTGCGCTGGGCTCTACCCTGCCATGCTCGCAGTGATGGTGGCTCCGGCGGTGGGCATCGACACCTTTGACCCGCTGTGGATCGCCACCCTGGTGGCCATCGTCACCCTGAGCTCGGCCGGTGTGGCCGGCGTGGGTGGCGGCGCAACCTTCGCCGCGCTGATCGTGCTGCCGGCCATGGGCTTGCCGGTGGAACTGGTAGCCTTGCTGATCTCGGTGGAGCCGCTGATCGACATGGGGCGTACGGCGTTGAACGTGAATGGTTCGATGACCGCGGGGGTGGTTACCAGCCAGTTGCTCAAGCAGACTGATCAGCAGGTGCTGAGCGGGGATGAGCATGCTGAGTTGAGTCATTCCTGA
- a CDS encoding dihydrofolate reductase, which produces MNTSLPLSLIAALAENRVIGIDNSMPWHLPGDFKYFKATTLGKPIIMGRKTWDSLGRPLPGRLNIVVSRQPGLQLAGAEVFASLEEALVRAEQWAREQGVGELMLIGGAQLYGQALDKGLVSRMYLTRVELSPKGDAWFPEFDRGQWQLSASEPQPAEGHGPVYHFEVWDKV; this is translated from the coding sequence ATGAACACATCACTCCCCCTCAGCCTGATCGCGGCGCTCGCCGAGAACCGTGTGATCGGCATCGACAACTCCATGCCCTGGCACCTGCCGGGGGATTTCAAGTACTTCAAGGCCACCACCCTGGGCAAGCCGATCATCATGGGGCGCAAGACCTGGGATTCACTGGGGCGGCCACTGCCGGGGCGGTTGAATATCGTCGTCAGCCGTCAGCCGGGCCTGCAACTGGCTGGGGCCGAGGTGTTCGCTTCGCTGGAAGAGGCACTGGTGCGCGCCGAGCAGTGGGCGCGGGAGCAGGGCGTCGGCGAGCTGATGCTGATCGGTGGCGCGCAGCTGTATGGGCAGGCGCTGGACAAAGGGCTGGTGAGCCGGATGTACCTGACCCGAGTGGAGCTGTCTCCCAAGGGTGATGCCTGGTTCCCAGAGTTCGATCGCGGACAGTGGCAACTGAGCGCGAGTGAGCCGCAACCTGCCGAAGGACACGGGCCGGTTTATCACTTCGAAGTCTGGGACAAGGTCTGA
- a CDS encoding DUF2868 domain-containing protein: protein MEELVTAPTPLDKRWLTEAIRLREEHAGPLEDQEANRRARQQGGDLATRIEARALWLAERDGMDTALRHWKQGARLALLALMLLAVLSGAGLGLAALGDGQRPVNVFWALGSLLGLNLLLLLGWAVGFFFAGEQGATLGRLWLWLSERLARDAKAAQLAPALLVLLQRQRLNRWLLGLLVHGLWLLAMLAALGMLLALLATRRYGFVWETTLLAAQPFITLTQALGALPSLLGFAVPDETMIRASGATLPALDLARQAWASWLLGMVLVYGLLPRLALAALCLWRWRQGRERLTLDLDLPGYAQLREALMPRSERIGVQDPAPDTLPRFEAGQLESGSSGALLVGLELDDQRPWPPALPKSITHAGVLDSRESRNKLLEQLSRFPPARLAIACDPRRSPDRGSLALLAELARNAGATRIWLLQAQPGQVLDAARLGDWHEALDRLGLAHADTSPVTWLEHGHD from the coding sequence ATGGAAGAGCTTGTGACGGCACCGACTCCACTCGACAAGCGCTGGCTAACCGAAGCGATACGCCTGCGCGAGGAACACGCCGGTCCCCTGGAGGACCAGGAAGCCAACCGTCGCGCCCGCCAGCAAGGCGGCGACCTCGCTACGCGCATCGAGGCCCGCGCCTTGTGGCTGGCCGAGCGCGACGGCATGGACACGGCACTGCGCCACTGGAAGCAGGGCGCGCGCCTGGCACTGCTGGCGCTGATGCTCCTGGCCGTGCTCAGCGGCGCCGGCCTGGGGCTGGCGGCCCTGGGCGACGGCCAGCGGCCGGTGAATGTGTTCTGGGCCCTGGGCAGCCTGCTCGGGCTCAACCTTCTGCTACTGCTCGGCTGGGCCGTGGGCTTCTTTTTTGCCGGCGAGCAGGGCGCGACGCTGGGCCGCCTCTGGCTGTGGCTGAGCGAGCGCCTGGCCCGCGACGCCAAGGCCGCGCAGCTGGCCCCGGCGTTGCTGGTGCTGCTGCAGCGCCAGCGCCTGAACCGCTGGTTGCTCGGCCTGCTGGTGCATGGCCTGTGGCTGCTGGCGATGCTCGCCGCGCTGGGCATGCTCCTGGCCCTGCTGGCGACCCGGCGCTACGGGTTCGTCTGGGAAACCACGCTGCTCGCCGCGCAACCTTTCATCACCCTGACCCAGGCCCTTGGCGCCCTGCCCTCGCTGCTCGGCTTCGCCGTGCCGGACGAAACCATGATCCGCGCCAGCGGCGCCACCCTGCCCGCGCTCGACCTGGCGCGCCAGGCCTGGGCCAGCTGGCTGCTCGGCATGGTGCTGGTCTACGGCCTGCTGCCGCGCCTGGCGCTGGCCGCATTGTGCCTGTGGCGCTGGCGCCAGGGTCGCGAGCGCCTGACGCTGGACCTCGACCTGCCCGGCTACGCCCAGCTGCGCGAAGCGCTGATGCCGCGCAGCGAACGCATTGGCGTGCAGGACCCTGCCCCCGACACCCTGCCGCGCTTCGAAGCCGGCCAGCTGGAGAGCGGCAGCAGCGGCGCCTTGCTGGTCGGCCTGGAGCTGGACGACCAGCGCCCCTGGCCACCCGCCCTGCCCAAGTCGATCACCCACGCCGGCGTGCTCGACAGCCGGGAGTCGCGCAACAAGCTGCTCGAACAACTGAGCCGCTTCCCCCCGGCACGCCTGGCCATCGCCTGCGACCCACGCCGCTCGCCGGACCGCGGCAGCCTGGCGTTGCTCGCCGAGCTGGCGCGCAATGCCGGCGCCACCCGTATCTGGCTGCTGCAGGCACAACCGGGCCAGGTCCTGGACGCGGCACGCCTGGGCGATTGGCACGAGGCCCTCGACCGGCTGGGCCTGGCCCACGCCGACACTTCGCCCGTGACCTGGCTGGAGCATGGCCATGACTGA
- a CDS encoding GTPase/DUF3482 domain-containing protein, producing the protein MTEPLKLAVVGHTNVGKTSLLRTLTRDVGFGEVSHRPSTTRHVEGARLSVDGEPLLELYDTPGLEDAIALLDYLERLERPGERLDGPARLERFLQGSEARQRFEQEAKVLRQLLASNAGLYVIDAREPVLAKYRDELEVLAGCGKPLLPVLNFVASSQHREPEWREALARLGLHALVRFDSVAPPEDGERRLYESLALLLEDARPALQRLIDDQQAQRQARQHSGKRLIAELLLDCAACRRSVEAEPAAEARAIEALRQDVRQREQRCVESLLKLYAFRREDANAGDMPLLDGRWGDDLFNPETLKLLGVRLGSGVAAGAAAGAGVDLLVGGLTLGAAALAGAIAGGALQTARNYGSRLMGKLKGQRELTVDDAVLRLLALRQQQLVTALEGRGHAAQDSIRLAPADDKGWREGKLPEALRRARAHPQWSTLNSGARVSQAERQEQVEALVAEL; encoded by the coding sequence ATGACTGAGCCGCTGAAACTGGCCGTGGTCGGCCACACCAACGTCGGCAAGACCTCGCTGCTGCGCACCCTGACCCGCGACGTCGGCTTCGGCGAGGTCTCCCACCGCCCCAGCACCACCCGCCATGTGGAAGGCGCGCGCCTGTCGGTGGACGGCGAGCCGCTGCTGGAGCTGTACGACACCCCAGGCCTGGAAGACGCCATCGCCCTGCTCGACTACCTGGAGCGCCTCGAACGTCCGGGCGAACGCCTGGACGGCCCCGCCCGCCTGGAGCGTTTCCTCCAGGGCAGCGAGGCGCGCCAGCGCTTCGAACAGGAAGCCAAGGTGCTGCGCCAGCTGCTGGCGAGCAACGCCGGCCTCTATGTGATCGACGCCCGCGAACCGGTGCTGGCCAAGTACCGCGACGAACTGGAAGTACTGGCCGGTTGTGGCAAGCCGCTGCTGCCGGTGCTCAACTTCGTCGCCAGCAGCCAGCACCGCGAGCCGGAATGGCGTGAGGCCCTGGCGCGCCTGGGCCTGCATGCGCTGGTGCGCTTCGACAGCGTGGCCCCACCCGAGGACGGCGAGCGCCGCCTCTACGAAAGCCTGGCACTGCTGCTGGAAGATGCCCGCCCGGCGCTGCAACGGCTGATCGACGACCAGCAGGCCCAGCGCCAGGCCCGCCAGCACAGCGGCAAACGCCTGATCGCCGAGCTGCTGCTCGATTGCGCCGCCTGCCGACGCAGCGTCGAGGCAGAGCCTGCCGCCGAGGCACGGGCCATCGAAGCCCTGCGCCAGGATGTACGCCAGCGCGAGCAACGCTGTGTCGAGTCGCTGCTCAAGCTCTATGCGTTCCGCCGCGAGGACGCCAATGCCGGTGACATGCCACTGCTCGACGGCCGCTGGGGCGACGACCTGTTCAACCCGGAAACCCTGAAGCTACTCGGTGTGCGCCTGGGCAGCGGCGTGGCGGCCGGTGCCGCGGCGGGCGCGGGCGTGGACCTGCTGGTGGGCGGCCTGACCCTGGGCGCCGCCGCGCTCGCGGGCGCCATCGCCGGCGGCGCCTTGCAGACCGCGCGCAACTACGGTTCGCGCCTGATGGGCAAGCTCAAGGGCCAGCGCGAATTGACGGTGGATGACGCCGTGCTGCGCCTGCTGGCGTTGCGTCAGCAGCAGTTGGTCACGGCCCTGGAAGGGCGAGGGCACGCGGCGCAGGACAGCATTCGCCTGGCCCCTGCCGACGACAAGGGCTGGCGCGAGGGCAAGCTGCCCGAGGCACTGCGCAGGGCACGGGCGCATCCGCAGTGGTCCACGCTCAATAGCGGGGCGCGGGTCAGCCAGGCCGAGCGGCAGGAGCAGGTGGAAGCCCTGGTGGCAGAGCTGTAG
- a CDS encoding NAD synthetase gives MTDLLVNSLANNSQFLARQRIQARINLPQMFAAIDADPRIVGAGVVYIDAEYNIVTLREFQPICSIRPKRVILREIKKYQTPDQYTQQLQHNPRESRVVKEAVNTTLSCAGAVIGWFVVFSGTIAAPFSGGTSLVLTYIGGAAATASSIQCGIGVMRTVREVTNPAANDALDENQWYQAASMVLDGVSLLGVGASGLSTLKYLQVHKAATGRSWLELSKSLSRQQRKALTDELLSIKHPSLTAKQIKLQQAAGTMTKRYTPTEISHATQTLMRDSLGATFGLAGSATVQSIAVGLYEEIE, from the coding sequence GTGACAGATCTTCTGGTCAACTCCCTGGCCAACAACTCCCAGTTCCTGGCACGCCAGCGCATCCAGGCGCGGATCAACCTGCCGCAGATGTTCGCCGCCATCGACGCCGACCCGCGTATCGTCGGTGCCGGTGTGGTGTACATCGACGCCGAATACAACATTGTCACCCTGCGTGAGTTTCAGCCGATCTGCAGCATCCGCCCCAAGCGCGTGATCCTGCGCGAGATCAAGAAGTACCAGACACCTGACCAGTACACCCAGCAGCTGCAGCACAATCCGCGCGAGTCGCGGGTGGTCAAGGAGGCGGTCAACACGACCCTTTCCTGCGCGGGCGCTGTGATCGGCTGGTTCGTGGTGTTCAGTGGCACCATTGCCGCACCTTTTTCCGGCGGTACCAGCCTGGTACTGACCTATATCGGTGGCGCCGCCGCCACCGCCAGCAGCATCCAGTGCGGCATTGGTGTAATGCGCACGGTTCGTGAAGTGACCAACCCAGCGGCCAACGATGCCCTCGATGAGAACCAGTGGTACCAGGCCGCCTCGATGGTGCTCGATGGCGTCTCGTTGCTGGGGGTCGGCGCGTCGGGCCTGAGTACGTTGAAGTACCTGCAAGTACACAAGGCCGCCACGGGGCGGAGCTGGCTGGAGTTGTCCAAGAGCCTCAGCCGCCAGCAGCGCAAGGCGCTGACCGACGAGCTGCTGTCGATCAAGCACCCGAGTCTGACGGCCAAGCAGATCAAGTTGCAGCAGGCGGCAGGGACCATGACCAAGCGCTACACCCCGACCGAGATCAGCCACGCCACGCAGACCCTGATGCGCGACTCGCTCGGTGCCACCTTCGGGTTGGCCGGGAGTGCAACGGTGCAGAGCATCGCCGTAGGGCTATACGAAGAGATCGAGTGA